In the genome of Neodiprion pinetum isolate iyNeoPine1 chromosome 2, iyNeoPine1.2, whole genome shotgun sequence, one region contains:
- the LOC124211834 gene encoding discoidin domain-containing receptor 2 isoform X1, producing MTVVALQLFFGISRLFVMGESRLKMIFLVVFILCFCGAGAIDISQCIAPLGMESGEIRDSDITASSSFDSGNVGPHRGRLRQESLGGAWCPKQQITTDSKEWLEIDLHTVHMITATSTQGRFGNGQGVEFAENYVLDYWRPRLGKWVRYRSAQGDEVITGNTNTYLESKRELEPPIWASKLRFLPYSFHRRTVCMRVEIYGCSWNDGIVSYSMPQGDKRGNLEFFDATYDGHWDGVQLLRGLGQLTDGRTGADKIRMGYYDDRRQGWVGWKNDTRSGHPVEIRFEFDQVREFSAVHIYCNNQFTKDVQIFAEVSVLFSIGGKYYTGDPIVWTSMEDKIFETSRNITVKLHHRVGKFVKLRFSFAAKWMMLSEITFDSGESINHLPTTSLPTLTEFVTVQSFDHNRPGIPGSCTYVAHGNFTPEPPPPTEAAPPLLRGNSARDVPPQVEVPVSTAKQDDPTYMAVIIGVLTAVILLLAVAIFLIVSRHRQRKNFASPLGAKSAIPSGNQHLSPESAYGTTEKDPSLMTYRVEEVYDRYAGAKLTTLPRELNDRLLGDVRLDEYQEPFHDKYREPPHAAYYGYSTVVIDSKDLHDNVEHSDATYDYAVPMPVPSVSSDQDSVFSKSSSRGSAKACLQSFFPPPPPPMSAPPPRGSNNLTYSSPPSPEPISERERRGSKRREHSLHRYA from the exons ATGACTGTTGTGGCCCTTCAGCTATTCTTCGGAATCAGCCGTCTCTTCGTCATGGGCGAGTCGAGACTCAAGATGATTTTCCTCGTCGTCTTCATCCTCTGTTTCTGCGGAGCAGGTGCCATCGACATAT CTCAGTGCATCGCTCCGCTGGGAATGGAGTCTGGGGAAATTCGTGACTCTGATATAACGGCCAGCTCCAGTTTCGACAGTGGAAACGTCGGCCCCCATCGTGGACG GTTACGCCAGGAGAGCCTGGGCGGTGCCTGGTGTCCGAAACAGCAGATCACAACTGACTCCAAAGAGTGGCTTGAGATCGACCTTCACACTGTGCACATGATCACAGCCACGAGCACTCAAGGTCGATTTGGAAACGGACAGGGTGTCGAGTTCGCCGAAAACTACGTCCTTGACTACTGGAGACCGCGACTTGGAAAGTGGGTTCGTTACAGGAGCGCTCAAGGAGACGAG GTGATAACCGGAAACACCAACACCTATCTCGAGTCCAAGCGTGAACTGGAACCGCCGATTTGGGCCAGCAAGCTGCGCTTTTTACCCTACAGCTTCCACCGACGAACGGTCTGCATGCGCGTCGAGATCTATGGCTGTTCATGGAACGACGGTATCGTATCGTACTCCATGCCTCAGGGTGACAAACGCGGCAACTTGGAGTTCTTCGACGCTACTTACGACGGCCATTGGGACGGAGTCCAACTGCTCCGAGGTCTTGGTCAGCTTACGGACGGACGCACTGGGGCCGACAAGATCAGGATGGGGTACTACGACGATCGAAGACAGGGTTGGGTCGGGTGGAAGAACGACACCAGGTCTGGACACCCCGTTGAAATCAGGTTCGAGTTCGACCAGGTCCGGGAATTTTCCGCCGTTCATATCTACTGCAATAACCAGTTCACCAAGGATGTTCAG ATCTTCGCCGAGGTCAGCGTGCTCTTCAGCATCGGCGGAAAGTACTATACCGGTGATCCGATAGTCTGGACGTCGATGGAGGACAAGATATTCGAGACCTCGAGGAACATAACGGTCAAGCTTCACCACCGAGTAGGGAAATTCGTCAAGCTCAGATTCTCCTTCGCCGCTAAGTGGATGATGCTTAGCGAGATTACCTTCGATTCCGGTGAGTCGATCAACCACCTACCCACTACCTCCCTTCCAACTTTGACAGAGTTCGTCACAGTCCAATCGTTTGATCACAACCGGCCCGGAATTCCAGGCTCATGTACAT ACGTCGCCCACGGCAACTTCACCCCAGAACCACCACCGCCAACGGAGGCCGCGCCGCCTCTTCTCCGCGGCAATTCCGCGCGAGACGTGCCACCCCAGGTGGAAGTTCCCGTGTCGACCGCTAAGCAGGACGACCCTACCTACATGGCGGTGATCATCGGCGTTCTCACCGCTGTGATCCTGCTCCTGGCGGTGGCGATATTTCTGATAGTGTCGCGGCACCGGCAACGCAAGAACTTCGCCAGTCCGCTCGGAGCCAAGAGCGCGATTCCCTCGGGTAACCAGCACCTTTCTCCCGAGTCTGCTTACGGCACCACCGAGAAGGATCCCTCCCTCATGACCTACAGGGTCGAGGAAGTATACGACAGGTACGCCGGTGCCAAGCTTACCACTCTTCCGCGAGAGCTGAACGACCGGCTTCTCGGCGACGTCAGACTCGACGAGTACCAGGAACCCTTTCACGACAAGTACAGGGAACCCCCCCACGCCGCCTACTACGGCTACAGCACCGTCGTCATCGACAGTAAAGACCTTCACGACAACGTTGAACATTCCG ATGCCACGTACGACTACGCGGTGCCAATGCCAGTTCCAAGTGTGAGCAGCGACCAGGACAGCGTATTCTCCAAGTCCTCGTCACGAGGCAGCGCAAAG GCATGCTTACAGAGCTTCTTCCCGCCGCCGCCACCGCCGATGTCAGCGCCACCACCGCGAGGCTCGAACAATCTCACGTACTCGAGTCCCCCGAGTCCGGAACCGATTTCGGAGCGCGAAAGACGGGGAAGCAAACGCAGAGAACACTCGCTACATCGGTACGCgtag
- the LOC124211834 gene encoding discoidin domain-containing receptor 2 isoform X2, giving the protein MTVVALQLFFGISRLFVMGESRLKMIFLVVFILCFCGAGAIDISQCIAPLGMESGEIRDSDITASSSFDSGNVGPHRGRLRQESLGGAWCPKQQITTDSKEWLEIDLHTVHMITATSTQGRFGNGQGVEFAENYVLDYWRPRLGKWVRYRSAQGDEVITGNTNTYLESKRELEPPIWASKLRFLPYSFHRRTVCMRVEIYGCSWNDGIVSYSMPQGDKRGNLEFFDATYDGHWDGVQLLRGLGQLTDGRTGADKIRMGYYDDRRQGWVGWKNDTRSGHPVEIRFEFDQVREFSAVHIYCNNQFTKDVQIFAEVSVLFSIGGKYYTGDPIVWTSMEDKIFETSRNITVKLHHRVGKFVKLRFSFAAKWMMLSEITFDSGESINHLPTTSLPTLTEFVTVQSFDHNRPGIPGSYVAHGNFTPEPPPPTEAAPPLLRGNSARDVPPQVEVPVSTAKQDDPTYMAVIIGVLTAVILLLAVAIFLIVSRHRQRKNFASPLGAKSAIPSGNQHLSPESAYGTTEKDPSLMTYRVEEVYDRYAGAKLTTLPRELNDRLLGDVRLDEYQEPFHDKYREPPHAAYYGYSTVVIDSKDLHDNVEHSDATYDYAVPMPVPSVSSDQDSVFSKSSSRGSAKACLQSFFPPPPPPMSAPPPRGSNNLTYSSPPSPEPISERERRGSKRREHSLHRYA; this is encoded by the exons ATGACTGTTGTGGCCCTTCAGCTATTCTTCGGAATCAGCCGTCTCTTCGTCATGGGCGAGTCGAGACTCAAGATGATTTTCCTCGTCGTCTTCATCCTCTGTTTCTGCGGAGCAGGTGCCATCGACATAT CTCAGTGCATCGCTCCGCTGGGAATGGAGTCTGGGGAAATTCGTGACTCTGATATAACGGCCAGCTCCAGTTTCGACAGTGGAAACGTCGGCCCCCATCGTGGACG GTTACGCCAGGAGAGCCTGGGCGGTGCCTGGTGTCCGAAACAGCAGATCACAACTGACTCCAAAGAGTGGCTTGAGATCGACCTTCACACTGTGCACATGATCACAGCCACGAGCACTCAAGGTCGATTTGGAAACGGACAGGGTGTCGAGTTCGCCGAAAACTACGTCCTTGACTACTGGAGACCGCGACTTGGAAAGTGGGTTCGTTACAGGAGCGCTCAAGGAGACGAG GTGATAACCGGAAACACCAACACCTATCTCGAGTCCAAGCGTGAACTGGAACCGCCGATTTGGGCCAGCAAGCTGCGCTTTTTACCCTACAGCTTCCACCGACGAACGGTCTGCATGCGCGTCGAGATCTATGGCTGTTCATGGAACGACGGTATCGTATCGTACTCCATGCCTCAGGGTGACAAACGCGGCAACTTGGAGTTCTTCGACGCTACTTACGACGGCCATTGGGACGGAGTCCAACTGCTCCGAGGTCTTGGTCAGCTTACGGACGGACGCACTGGGGCCGACAAGATCAGGATGGGGTACTACGACGATCGAAGACAGGGTTGGGTCGGGTGGAAGAACGACACCAGGTCTGGACACCCCGTTGAAATCAGGTTCGAGTTCGACCAGGTCCGGGAATTTTCCGCCGTTCATATCTACTGCAATAACCAGTTCACCAAGGATGTTCAG ATCTTCGCCGAGGTCAGCGTGCTCTTCAGCATCGGCGGAAAGTACTATACCGGTGATCCGATAGTCTGGACGTCGATGGAGGACAAGATATTCGAGACCTCGAGGAACATAACGGTCAAGCTTCACCACCGAGTAGGGAAATTCGTCAAGCTCAGATTCTCCTTCGCCGCTAAGTGGATGATGCTTAGCGAGATTACCTTCGATTCCGGTGAGTCGATCAACCACCTACCCACTACCTCCCTTCCAACTTTGACAGAGTTCGTCACAGTCCAATCGTTTGATCACAACCGGCCCGGAATTCCAGGCTCAT ACGTCGCCCACGGCAACTTCACCCCAGAACCACCACCGCCAACGGAGGCCGCGCCGCCTCTTCTCCGCGGCAATTCCGCGCGAGACGTGCCACCCCAGGTGGAAGTTCCCGTGTCGACCGCTAAGCAGGACGACCCTACCTACATGGCGGTGATCATCGGCGTTCTCACCGCTGTGATCCTGCTCCTGGCGGTGGCGATATTTCTGATAGTGTCGCGGCACCGGCAACGCAAGAACTTCGCCAGTCCGCTCGGAGCCAAGAGCGCGATTCCCTCGGGTAACCAGCACCTTTCTCCCGAGTCTGCTTACGGCACCACCGAGAAGGATCCCTCCCTCATGACCTACAGGGTCGAGGAAGTATACGACAGGTACGCCGGTGCCAAGCTTACCACTCTTCCGCGAGAGCTGAACGACCGGCTTCTCGGCGACGTCAGACTCGACGAGTACCAGGAACCCTTTCACGACAAGTACAGGGAACCCCCCCACGCCGCCTACTACGGCTACAGCACCGTCGTCATCGACAGTAAAGACCTTCACGACAACGTTGAACATTCCG ATGCCACGTACGACTACGCGGTGCCAATGCCAGTTCCAAGTGTGAGCAGCGACCAGGACAGCGTATTCTCCAAGTCCTCGTCACGAGGCAGCGCAAAG GCATGCTTACAGAGCTTCTTCCCGCCGCCGCCACCGCCGATGTCAGCGCCACCACCGCGAGGCTCGAACAATCTCACGTACTCGAGTCCCCCGAGTCCGGAACCGATTTCGGAGCGCGAAAGACGGGGAAGCAAACGCAGAGAACACTCGCTACATCGGTACGCgtag
- the LOC124211834 gene encoding discoidin domain-containing receptor 2 isoform X3: protein MTVVALQLFFGISRLFVMGESRLKMIFLVVFILCFCGAGAIDISQCIAPLGMESGEIRDSDITASSSFDSGNVGPHRGRLRQESLGGAWCPKQQITTDSKEWLEIDLHTVHMITATSTQGRFGNGQGVEFAENYVLDYWRPRLGKWVRYRSAQGDEVITGNTNTYLESKRELEPPIWASKLRFLPYSFHRRTVCMRVEIYGCSWNDGIVSYSMPQGDKRGNLEFFDATYDGHWDGVQLLRGLGQLTDGRTGADKIRMGYYDDRRQGWVGWKNDTRSGHPVEIRFEFDQVREFSAVHIYCNNQFTKDVQIFAEVSVLFSIGGKYYTGDPIVWTSMEDKIFETSRNITVKLHHRVGKFVKLRFSFAAKWMMLSEITFDSDVAHGNFTPEPPPPTEAAPPLLRGNSARDVPPQVEVPVSTAKQDDPTYMAVIIGVLTAVILLLAVAIFLIVSRHRQRKNFASPLGAKSAIPSGNQHLSPESAYGTTEKDPSLMTYRVEEVYDRYAGAKLTTLPRELNDRLLGDVRLDEYQEPFHDKYREPPHAAYYGYSTVVIDSKDLHDNVEHSDATYDYAVPMPVPSVSSDQDSVFSKSSSRGSAKACLQSFFPPPPPPMSAPPPRGSNNLTYSSPPSPEPISERERRGSKRREHSLHRYA, encoded by the exons ATGACTGTTGTGGCCCTTCAGCTATTCTTCGGAATCAGCCGTCTCTTCGTCATGGGCGAGTCGAGACTCAAGATGATTTTCCTCGTCGTCTTCATCCTCTGTTTCTGCGGAGCAGGTGCCATCGACATAT CTCAGTGCATCGCTCCGCTGGGAATGGAGTCTGGGGAAATTCGTGACTCTGATATAACGGCCAGCTCCAGTTTCGACAGTGGAAACGTCGGCCCCCATCGTGGACG GTTACGCCAGGAGAGCCTGGGCGGTGCCTGGTGTCCGAAACAGCAGATCACAACTGACTCCAAAGAGTGGCTTGAGATCGACCTTCACACTGTGCACATGATCACAGCCACGAGCACTCAAGGTCGATTTGGAAACGGACAGGGTGTCGAGTTCGCCGAAAACTACGTCCTTGACTACTGGAGACCGCGACTTGGAAAGTGGGTTCGTTACAGGAGCGCTCAAGGAGACGAG GTGATAACCGGAAACACCAACACCTATCTCGAGTCCAAGCGTGAACTGGAACCGCCGATTTGGGCCAGCAAGCTGCGCTTTTTACCCTACAGCTTCCACCGACGAACGGTCTGCATGCGCGTCGAGATCTATGGCTGTTCATGGAACGACGGTATCGTATCGTACTCCATGCCTCAGGGTGACAAACGCGGCAACTTGGAGTTCTTCGACGCTACTTACGACGGCCATTGGGACGGAGTCCAACTGCTCCGAGGTCTTGGTCAGCTTACGGACGGACGCACTGGGGCCGACAAGATCAGGATGGGGTACTACGACGATCGAAGACAGGGTTGGGTCGGGTGGAAGAACGACACCAGGTCTGGACACCCCGTTGAAATCAGGTTCGAGTTCGACCAGGTCCGGGAATTTTCCGCCGTTCATATCTACTGCAATAACCAGTTCACCAAGGATGTTCAG ATCTTCGCCGAGGTCAGCGTGCTCTTCAGCATCGGCGGAAAGTACTATACCGGTGATCCGATAGTCTGGACGTCGATGGAGGACAAGATATTCGAGACCTCGAGGAACATAACGGTCAAGCTTCACCACCGAGTAGGGAAATTCGTCAAGCTCAGATTCTCCTTCGCCGCTAAGTGGATGATGCTTAGCGAGATTACCTTCGATTCCG ACGTCGCCCACGGCAACTTCACCCCAGAACCACCACCGCCAACGGAGGCCGCGCCGCCTCTTCTCCGCGGCAATTCCGCGCGAGACGTGCCACCCCAGGTGGAAGTTCCCGTGTCGACCGCTAAGCAGGACGACCCTACCTACATGGCGGTGATCATCGGCGTTCTCACCGCTGTGATCCTGCTCCTGGCGGTGGCGATATTTCTGATAGTGTCGCGGCACCGGCAACGCAAGAACTTCGCCAGTCCGCTCGGAGCCAAGAGCGCGATTCCCTCGGGTAACCAGCACCTTTCTCCCGAGTCTGCTTACGGCACCACCGAGAAGGATCCCTCCCTCATGACCTACAGGGTCGAGGAAGTATACGACAGGTACGCCGGTGCCAAGCTTACCACTCTTCCGCGAGAGCTGAACGACCGGCTTCTCGGCGACGTCAGACTCGACGAGTACCAGGAACCCTTTCACGACAAGTACAGGGAACCCCCCCACGCCGCCTACTACGGCTACAGCACCGTCGTCATCGACAGTAAAGACCTTCACGACAACGTTGAACATTCCG ATGCCACGTACGACTACGCGGTGCCAATGCCAGTTCCAAGTGTGAGCAGCGACCAGGACAGCGTATTCTCCAAGTCCTCGTCACGAGGCAGCGCAAAG GCATGCTTACAGAGCTTCTTCCCGCCGCCGCCACCGCCGATGTCAGCGCCACCACCGCGAGGCTCGAACAATCTCACGTACTCGAGTCCCCCGAGTCCGGAACCGATTTCGGAGCGCGAAAGACGGGGAAGCAAACGCAGAGAACACTCGCTACATCGGTACGCgtag